A genomic region of Leptolyngbya sp. NIES-2104 contains the following coding sequences:
- a CDS encoding TIGR01777 family oxidoreductase: protein MKVAVTGATGFVGSRLVEKLLAEGHSVVAFTRSSASKLPQSPNLEIVTYNPKESGDWQTKISGCDGVVNLAGEPIAENRWTPEVKKSLLESRTLTTQNVVSAISQADPKPSVLVNASAIGFYGTSETAEFDESSASGQDFLAEVCRAWEAEANKVKDSGTRLVILRIGIVLENGGALGKMLTPFRVFAGGPIGSGKQWFSWIHREDLVNLILKALIDSSMEGTYNATAPNPVKMADLTNTLGEVMNRPSWLPVPAFALEALLGDGAIVVLEGQKVLPQRTVSTGFEYEYPSVKQALTAILK, encoded by the coding sequence ATGAAAGTCGCGGTGACAGGGGCAACCGGATTTGTGGGTTCACGGTTGGTTGAAAAATTATTGGCAGAAGGGCATTCCGTTGTTGCATTCACGCGCAGTTCTGCATCCAAGCTTCCTCAATCTCCAAACTTAGAAATCGTGACTTACAACCCGAAAGAATCGGGAGACTGGCAGACGAAAATTTCTGGCTGTGATGGTGTGGTGAATTTGGCAGGAGAACCGATCGCTGAAAATCGCTGGACTCCAGAAGTGAAAAAATCGCTTTTAGAAAGTCGAACATTGACCACTCAAAATGTGGTGAGCGCCATTTCGCAAGCTGACCCGAAACCGTCTGTGTTGGTGAATGCTTCCGCGATCGGCTTTTATGGCACGAGTGAAACCGCAGAATTCGACGAATCGAGCGCATCGGGACAAGATTTCTTAGCCGAAGTCTGTCGAGCTTGGGAAGCAGAAGCCAATAAGGTAAAAGATTCTGGAACTCGACTCGTGATTTTGCGAATCGGCATCGTCTTAGAAAACGGCGGCGCACTCGGTAAAATGCTGACCCCGTTTCGGGTGTTCGCCGGAGGTCCGATCGGGTCTGGAAAGCAATGGTTTTCCTGGATTCACCGCGAAGATTTAGTCAATTTAATTCTCAAAGCCTTGATCGATTCGAGCATGGAAGGCACCTATAACGCCACCGCTCCAAACCCAGTCAAAATGGCAGATTTGACGAATACTTTGGGCGAAGTGATGAATCGTCCGTCTTGGTTGCCTGTTCCCGCATTTGCGTTAGAAGCACTGCTTGGAGATGGCGCGATCGTCGTACTCGAAGGGCAAAAAGTTTTGCCACAACGCACCGTTTCAACCGGCTTCGAGTACGAATATCCGAGCGTGAAGCAAGCGCTGACGGCGATCCTGAAATAA
- a CDS encoding histidine phosphatase family protein produces the protein MKRFVWLVSLLIVGCGYDRTFSQVPQPTVNAQPAPVDRSVWSQLRQVETFTVILMRHALAPGTGDPKNFRLNDCSTQRNLSQDGRRQAKQIGQVFRQRQVPVARVLSSQWCRCLETARLLDLGKVKPFPALNSFFRDRSTESRQTEQLRQFMIQNKSDRQVVVMVTHQVNITAITGGVPAQGDAIVLQLDAQNRFKAIGTLNPN, from the coding sequence ATGAAACGATTTGTCTGGCTAGTGTCGCTATTGATCGTGGGATGTGGATACGATCGCACTTTTTCCCAAGTGCCTCAACCGACTGTGAATGCTCAACCTGCTCCAGTTGATCGATCGGTCTGGTCACAACTGCGTCAGGTCGAAACCTTCACCGTAATTCTGATGCGTCATGCGTTGGCTCCGGGAACAGGCGATCCGAAAAATTTTCGCTTGAACGATTGTTCAACTCAGCGCAATTTGTCCCAAGACGGTAGACGGCAAGCTAAGCAAATCGGTCAGGTGTTTCGCCAGCGGCAAGTTCCAGTTGCAAGAGTTTTATCCAGCCAGTGGTGTCGCTGTTTGGAAACGGCGCGACTTTTGGATTTGGGGAAAGTTAAACCGTTTCCGGCACTGAATTCTTTTTTTCGCGATCGCTCCACTGAATCTCGCCAAACTGAACAACTCCGCCAATTCATGATTCAAAACAAATCCGATCGGCAAGTCGTCGTCATGGTCACGCACCAAGTCAATATCACCGCAATTACGGGAGGTGTTCCCGCTCAAGGCGATGCGATCGTGCTACAACTCGACGCACAAAATCGGTTTAAAGCGATCGGCACGCTCAACCCCAACTGA